In Nymphaea colorata isolate Beijing-Zhang1983 chromosome 5, ASM883128v2, whole genome shotgun sequence, one genomic interval encodes:
- the LOC116253880 gene encoding 40S ribosomal protein S12-like produces the protein MSMEEGPTVAAESPAPALGEPMDIMTALQLVLKKSLAHDGLARGLHEGAKAVEKHAAQLCVLAEDCDQPDYVKLVRALCADHNVSLITVPNAKTLGEWAGLCKIDSEGKARKVVGCSCVVVKDYGEESEGLHIVQEYVKSH, from the exons ATGTCGAT GGAGGAAGGTCCTACAGTTGCTGCCGAGTCACCAGCACCAGCTCTAGGAGAGCCAATGGACATCATGACAGCTTTACAACTTGTTCTAAAGAAATCACTTGCTCATGATGGGCTTGCTCGTGGCCTTCATGAAGGGGCCAAAGCAGTTGAGAAGCACGCAGCACAGCTATGTGTGCTTGCTGAGGATTGCGACCAGCCAGATTATGTGAAGCTGGTTCGTGCGCTCTGTGCTGACCACAATGTGAGCTTGATAACTGTTCCCAATGCCAAAACTCTTGGCGAGTGGGCTGGG CTTTGCAAAATTGATTCGGAGGGAAAAGCCAGGAAAGTTGTTGGTTGTTCCTGTGTAGTTGTCAAG GACTATGGTGAGGAATCTGAGGGGCTTCACATTGTTCAGGAATACGTGAAATCTCATTGA